The window AGAAATCTTGCGGGATTGTTCTGTTCCACATGAAGCGCTATATCGCCATTGCAAAGCGTTTTTATCTGTTCCACCAGCTTCTTCCCGATACCGGCCCCTCTTACTGTCCTGTCGACAGCAATATAGACGAGAATGTGTTCCGGTATATAGCCTTTCATTCCGGTGTCATTCACCACAGAGGCTCCAGCGATCTCTTCTCCCTGCATGGCTACCAGAACAAACCCGCCTTTTCCCTTTTCGTCGGAGAAGGCATAGTCAATAGATCTTCTGATAGCTGATCTATCGTCACCGTATTCTTCCAGATGAGTATGGAGAAACTCGACAATCCTGTCGATTCCTATCTCTTTGTCAGCTTTTTCGAAATTCTCGAATCGTTTAATTGTTATCTTCTCAGTCTTTGTAAGCAACTTCAAAGAATCACCTCCGTTTGTGAGTAGCTATTCGTTTGTATAACTAAAACAATTATAACATCATTGTATGTTAAGAACTGTAAAGTCCTGCTATGGGGATCTCCGTTATTTGCTTGTATCGGGAATTAAGCGCGTCAACTTAAACTGACATTAACATTCATTAGAATACCAGCCAGTAAGCGCTACCATCCGGTTTCCTGTCGATCAGTCCATATTCAATGAGATAT is drawn from Mesotoga infera and contains these coding sequences:
- a CDS encoding N-acetyltransferase; translation: MKLLTKTEKITIKRFENFEKADKEIGIDRIVEFLHTHLEEYGDDRSAIRRSIDYAFSDEKGKGGFVLVAMQGEEIAGASVVNDTGMKGYIPEHILVYIAVDRTVRGAGIGKKLVEQIKTLCNGDIALHVEQNNPARFLYKKMGFKTKYAEMRFAQE